In one Melaminivora jejuensis genomic region, the following are encoded:
- a CDS encoding TIGR00730 family Rossman fold protein: MDANTKLQDSRLANAWAELHNYAVAGNPLEADAYRLAFTDPEFLLRRETRGIRFQLELLKPDLGQSAQGIESTIVVYGSARFLAPEDAQRLHEDALDSGDDARIALTERALKNSAYYDAARRFAALVAEYSERRPLPERLYICTGGGPGIMEAANRGAHEAGAPNVGLNITLPHEQSGNRYITPSLSYKFHYFAMRKMHFMMRAKALVVFPGGFGTMDELFEVLTLVQTTKAKPVPIVLFGSAFWRALINFDVMLEHGTISPADLELFRITDDPQEAWDIIQEFYRLTPVAA, encoded by the coding sequence ATGGACGCCAACACCAAACTGCAAGACAGCCGCCTGGCCAACGCCTGGGCCGAACTGCACAACTACGCCGTGGCCGGCAACCCCCTGGAGGCCGACGCCTACCGCCTAGCCTTCACCGACCCGGAGTTCCTGCTGCGCCGCGAGACGCGCGGCATCCGCTTCCAGCTCGAACTGCTCAAGCCCGACCTGGGCCAGAGCGCGCAAGGCATCGAGAGCACCATCGTGGTCTATGGCAGCGCGCGCTTTCTGGCACCCGAGGACGCCCAGCGCCTGCACGAAGACGCGCTGGACAGCGGCGACGACGCACGCATCGCCCTGACCGAGCGCGCCCTGAAGAACTCCGCCTACTACGACGCTGCACGCCGCTTTGCCGCCCTGGTGGCCGAGTACAGCGAGCGCCGCCCGCTGCCCGAGCGGCTGTACATCTGCACCGGCGGCGGCCCCGGCATCATGGAGGCGGCCAACCGCGGCGCCCACGAGGCCGGGGCGCCCAACGTGGGGCTGAACATCACGTTGCCGCACGAGCAAAGCGGCAACCGCTACATCACGCCCTCGCTGTCGTACAAGTTCCACTACTTCGCCATGCGCAAGATGCACTTCATGATGCGTGCCAAGGCGCTGGTGGTCTTTCCGGGCGGCTTCGGCACCATGGACGAGCTGTTCGAGGTGCTGACCCTGGTGCAGACCACCAAGGCCAAGCCCGTGCCCATCGTGCTGTTCGGCAGCGCCTTCTGGCGTGCGCTCATCAATTTCGACGTGATGCTGGAGCACGGCACCATCTCGCCGGCCGACCTGGAGCTGTTTCGCATCACCGACGACCCGCAGGAGGCCTGGGACATCATCCAGGAGTTCTACCGGCTGACGCCCGTGGCCGCCTGA
- the crcB gene encoding fluoride efflux transporter CrcB codes for MLQALAICVGACAGALARWRLALWLNAPGALLPWGTLAANVAGGYLIGLALAVLQALPGLDPLWRLLAVTGFLGALTTFSTFSAEVLGLLLQGRAALALGVTLAHVLGSLAAAWLGLHSGTWLMRGA; via the coding sequence ATGCTGCAAGCTCTCGCCATCTGCGTCGGTGCCTGCGCCGGCGCACTGGCGCGCTGGCGACTGGCGCTGTGGCTCAATGCGCCCGGCGCCCTGCTGCCCTGGGGCACGCTGGCGGCCAACGTGGCGGGCGGCTACCTGATCGGCCTGGCGCTGGCCGTGCTGCAGGCGCTGCCCGGGCTCGACCCGCTGTGGCGCCTGCTGGCCGTGACCGGCTTTCTGGGCGCGTTGACCACGTTTTCCACCTTCTCCGCCGAAGTGCTGGGCCTGCTGCTGCAGGGCCGCGCCGCCTTGGCGCTGGGAGTCACGCTGGCGCATGTGCTCGGTTCGCTGGCTGCTGCCTGGCTGGGCCTGCACAGCGGCACCTGGCTGATGCGCGGTGCCTGA
- the phaR gene encoding polyhydroxyalkanoate synthesis repressor PhaR: MSDTPDQSHDQPGDAAADERVIKKYPNRRLYDTKTSTYITLAEVKQLVIDGEAVAVRDAKTGDDLTRSILLQIILDEEAGGAPMFSEAALANIIRFYGHAMQGYMGAYLEKNVQMFTEFQARLAEQAQGLSPEKWAQFMQINSPLMKTWMGSYAEQSQNAFAQMGEQMQRQTDQMLEAFGLKKR, from the coding sequence GTGTCCGATACCCCCGACCAGAGCCATGACCAGCCCGGCGATGCCGCCGCCGACGAGCGCGTCATCAAGAAATACCCCAACCGTCGTCTGTACGACACCAAGACCTCGACCTACATCACCCTGGCCGAGGTCAAGCAACTGGTGATCGACGGCGAGGCCGTCGCGGTGCGCGATGCCAAGACGGGCGACGACCTCACGCGCAGCATCCTGCTGCAGATCATCCTGGACGAGGAGGCCGGCGGAGCGCCCATGTTCAGCGAGGCGGCGCTGGCCAACATCATCCGCTTCTACGGCCACGCCATGCAGGGCTACATGGGCGCCTACCTGGAAAAGAACGTGCAGATGTTCACCGAGTTCCAGGCGCGCCTGGCCGAGCAGGCGCAGGGCCTGTCGCCCGAGAAGTGGGCACAGTTCATGCAGATCAACTCGCCACTGATGAAGACCTGGATGGGCAGCTACGCCGAGCAGTCGCAAAACGCCTTTGCCCAGATGGGCGAGCAGATGCAGCGCCAGACCGACCAGATGCTGGAAGCGTTCGGACTCAAGAAGCGCTGA